GATGATGGAAGAATTTCTTCATGCTGCACGTGAAATCAGGAGGAGAAAGCTTGAGAGATTGTTCATCCGTACAAACAAGTTCTATAAGCTGGCACCCAGTAATCTAACCCACAATTTTCTTTATGGTCTTCCGGAATGCAGGAAATAGGAACTAAGCAGAGCCCTTTACTTCTCAAATCAAGATTTGTCTCTGCTATCCCCTTCCTCGCCATCTCTCCCCAACCACTGTGATCCTGAAAAACACAGTAATTACAAGGAATAATTTGACTGCATTAATCAACTAATAAAGAGAAATAATGTATCAAACAGCGTAACTACCTTGCTACCACTTGACTTTATGTATGGGTCACTGAGCAACTGCATGAAAACATCAAGAACTCATTAGTTATTTAAGAATTACAGGTATGTAATCAGTAGGAAATCTTCATTTTCAAGAAAGAAGTCGTTTAGCTACTccatatatgaatattatttcaGGAATTACCTGTACTTGCTCATGCAAAATTTTGATACAATTATATGTCTCAAAGAGCACTGATGCAGTGTCAGTCTGTCATCAAGCATAAGAATGGTTATGTTTCatgttttttgttttctttttcagtCACCATATGAACAAAGATGACTGATCAGTTATTGTAATCACCTTGCCAAAAGGTGACACGAGCTGTTGCAACGCAGTGATCTTGTCTGTCAACTTCATCTTAGGTGCCTGTGAATGTATATCATGTGCATTTAAATACTTGAACACAAACCCTTCTTTCTCTGTATTAATCAGTTGGGAAGATTATTTCACCTTAGTAGATGAAGCCGTTGAATTCTCATGCTTGGATTTCTTCAGCAGTATCTCTGAACTGTAATCAggtcttttccttttcccttcacTGGTGGCAGTAAATGTTCTCCCATTTCTTCTATTCTacaaatttaaaaaggaaaaacacAAACAACTTTTTGATTTCTTCAAAAGGAAAATAAGCCATCGCCAGACTTACAGATGAAGCCGAGCCTTCAAGCAGTGGCTTGTTCAAACAACCAGTGAAAGAAATACCATCTGACAAACTTCTGGTGCCAGTCCAAAGCAACTCATTTGGACACAGTTTGCTATTGACGCTCGTCTCCTGATGCTGATCGTTAGTCTCTCCTTTAATGGTAACGCCGTCATAACTACATGACAAGTAACTTGAACGTAATCTATCATGCTTAACATCAGCAAGGTTCAGTGTAGAGTAGTGATCAGCCAGCAAAGAAGTGACAGGAAGGCTTGATACTGATGGCGAAAGAGGGTGGTccaggtgagggtttggaggtGCTAAAGACCAGTTGATAGCCATGTCTGATGTGTTACTGCTCAATCTCTCAACCTGGAGTCTGCTCAACTTCTCCAGGCTGCTCAGTGACAGTGGAGTGCTCAGGTAGTCGTTAGCACCGTGGAAGATCTGATCTGTTGTCAGGCTTTTGGAGTTCAATGGTTGCAAAAAGCTTTCGTTGTCATTATGGTGGTGGTTCAGGGTGTCTCTGCCGCCTCCGACGTTTCTGAAAGTTCAGATATATGTGACCTAACATGGCTACTCGATCGTGATCAAATCAGAACAGACTTCAATTCAATCTAGCCCTATTTGTTAACTAAATACAAGTCCTCCAAAGGAAGACAAGTCGCTAGCTCATCATTTGAAGCATCTGTACTAGGCACCAACTACTCTACTATCCATATCTTCTCCTACTTTAATTATACTTACAACAAAGCTTGGTTCCATAGTTGGCTCTGCACCGGCTCGCTGGAGATATTGGCCGATGAGGAACTCATGCTGAGGCCCGGTATGTTGGTGAAGGAAGAGGCAGGGTCTTGGTCGTAAGGTGAACTGTATCGGCGGCTGGGAGGCGGCCATTTGTTGATGGAGTCGTGAGTGGAGACAGAGGTGGCAGGGATCTCCCACCAGCTACTGGATGAGGCTTCTCCTGCCATGGAATGAATGCATGCATTCTCTTTGGCTCTTGAACTAGGAGACCATATAAAGGAAATCATGTAGCTAGCCATTCGCATGACATCGGCTATAACTTTGAATTATGAGTAAAAAAGAAGGTGAAAAGGGAGGACAAAGAAGCGTGCCTATCCTTGTATTATTTCCACTAAGTTTGTGTGGCATTATTGTTGTAGGAATTGGCAAGTGTAGGAGGGGCCAATTAAGGATGGTAGGCCAACAATAGAGAAATGGAAAGCATTTTAGCAAACAGTCAAGTGCATCTTTCTTTATAACCATGAGTGGAGCTCAACGAAAGGAATCTCGAGATTGAAGGAGTGTTTGAAAGCAATAATagatacaaagaaacaatccATATAATGCATCAATGCAAAAAGGCAATACAAAATCGAAATTGATACAACGGCTATCAATGGACTAACCTGAATCCATCACTAATACCAAATCGTATCGCTTACTTGTCAGCACAAGAGATCATGCATGCACAACGAATGTCTTTCACGAGATTGAACCGACAACCCAAGGTCCTTCTCAATGGAAGAGGAGAATAGAGGAGAAGAGAACACAATTCAACATGTCCTAATTGAACTAAATCTCTTCCTTTATATATCCGGCCCAACCTGTGGGGACTATCTATTATAAAATTCATCCTCATCAACATTCCATCAATGTTAATAAATCAGATTAATGAATCTACATATTAAATCCATATCTAATAATATAAATTATCCTTTATACTTAAaacattagatcacttaattagAGTTTAGTTTCCTTAATGACAATTGGTCATGTGTGTGTTAATCAAGTGTAAGCCCACACTATGTAGATTTCAGCTCACTAATGTCAATTTAATCCTTCAATCTCCCATTTATGTTATACCTGATCTCTTATATTTTTGAGTAGGTCATTCTTCAGTCTTCACCTGATACTATGCCTCTATTTAGAGGTTATAGACTATTGTCAATTAGATAGGTTAGTCTACTGTAGTCATTTAGTAAACTTAGACTTATGTGCccagttttataacaacctagttaaCATTGATGACTTGACATACATACTCCACCAAAGTAGGTGAGAAGGACTTTAGATTCTCCCTCACTCTATTGTATGATCGCTTAGGCCTTAGGAGATCGGTCTGCCCTTTTTGTGTTATCCTAATAGGGATTTGCTATTTGGCGAACTCTACTTCCATATTACATTGGACACTATCCATATGTAtttctttggggaggagagaGTACCTATAGTGACTGActtcaggtcactctctcttagggtttAGGACTATATCCTATATCGAGTTCTAACCACCTGCATCTTGCCCATTACATCTCGCGATGTTGCGATGATGCGTCCCTCCCACTCGTTCTTTTCTTTATGCACTATGCCAGCACCTAGACATCGACATTGCATTACACATGTTTCAGAATATCATTCATGCATCCAATCTCATCACTAGGCGACAGGTTCATGTGTCCTGTTGTCATATTTTGACTTACATATTTTCGACCATATAATTATAGGGGTAGATATGAGCCAGGGTACGTCCACTTCCCTTAGCACATATGATGAGATTGGTCAGTGTCAGTTTGCTTTAGTGTATATAGATCTCACTGCTCAAGGGGGGGGTTGGGTTGGAGAGTGGGACTGCAACCAGACATTCCAAGTGAGGCCTAGAAGGATTTCCCACCTATCATTCCGGCCGAGGGGGAGGAGATGCCAGTATTTATGGCTGAGGAGATCTTTGGACCTCTTCCGACCTAGCCCTCGACTTTAACTTAGCTATCCGTAGAGAACCGACTTGCTCTACTTGAGGAGTCTTCTGCACATACCTTACAGTCAGTCTCGAATGGATTCAACGCTCTCTGGAGGGAGATGACCACCGAATTTCGGTAGCTGGACCTACAGATGCAATCGATTCTTTGGGCTTTACGAGTACCTGATCAGCCCCCACCTCCACCTACCGATGATGACCAGAGTTGATTGTATTCAGTGCACTACTATATATTATGTATCTGTTTGACTTGATCTACATATTCAGCTACTTTTTGACCACTTTATTTGGATAATCTAGGAAATTCCTTTATAGACTAGaactattattttcaaaataattttcaaatggtttgcaaattctaggaaaatgttttgcttatattttctaaaaaaatctcatttccctagtatttcaaaattaattttggccttAGCCTAGATCGCACCCATATAAAGCATGATATAGATCTAGGAAACAAGTATCTCACAAACATACCAGATCTAccttgttcaaaaacttaaaacggtgtgagatgcataaacCTATTGTCTGGACCTCAGATGCTAATATCAGTGCATTAACATAAGTCTGGgtgaaaaatactaaaattatagTGATCAtgttaagtaattttttttagtcaaacactaactagatatatttacttaacttgactaactaagtaaACACTACTATATTCTGATAGTTAATTAATAACTAACAGTTAGGTATTTAAGACAAATTTTTAGATGAAtacttttttaaacaaaaatatatCAGTTTCAGAGGAatgatatttgaaaataattttcaaaatgatttatttcttttcttactACTTGTTGCAAAAATCACTTCTAAAATTAACTTCTAtgtgaaaaatattttgtaaaatattttcaaaaatgccTTTCAAATACttgttttgtaaaaattcttataCTTTTTCAAACATGTATTTCGAAAAAGAAAATGCAAGTCTTTTGAAAGTtgcttaaaaaatactttaaatattttgaaaactagctttgaAAAACACTTGAAAAGTTTTTCTTCAAAGGTTATTTTTtcactttgaaaaataacttgtGTTTATACTTCCGAAACTATTTTTCTtggaaaaattctttgaaaattaaaCACTTTCACAAATATTTTAGATAATTTGCTAAACTTTTCAAAAGTAGCCTTGAAAAATTGAAACCTTAAGTAGTACTTTGCAATAAATCATCTTTTTTTTAAGCAAGTGTTTTGAAATCtattttgataaataatgatttcttgcaaaaattcatttttacatatggtttattttacaaaatcaatcttcaaaatgTTGAAAACCAATTGAAAAGTTTGAAAATTTCTTTAGACAAATTTTTATTAACTCCTCCCTCCAATAAACCTACAAATTTTTGTAATTACTTTGATAGCTTTATACTTACTAAAGTTTCATTACAATATTCATAATCTACTatgtttatctatattttttgatGACTGAAAAAGGAGGGAGGGTAAGGGTTAAATAAGAAAAAGACATAAAatcttaaccctaaaatgatcaagagaataaaataaaattttaaattacttttgaaTCATGCCATTACtattttatttttgcatatttttttctaactttaaaacGAGTTGTCAttacataaaaaagggagagattattggtgcaatttgcattaacggtctaactcagattttgatgaatgacaagtgagttaagttaggtgttatcatgatctaatgcatttaccaactgtgcagggttgactaacctgatggattaaaaggatttaacaccaggcaggaagtccaatCGTGATGTGTGATTTCTGATTGGCGaagtccagatgtgggattctggCAAGAGATCAGAATGCTCTATTTCTGATGGGAGGAAGTTCGGATGTGTGATTTCgacaagaagacctggtgggtcagattggacgtcgaggaggtaacttgacacttgataagtgaaggtaagtcactcgagaagagtgactaagtgaggacacatcccagttgaggggacagtaggcgttggtccaatttagttccatttcagaaatctaaattgagatctgactagatcttggtctgaAGGACatgatctaagtcataaattaatcatattattaattAATGTACTAACCTTATTTTGTAGGTTAAATATTTTTGCATTGGACTAACACTTGTTGCAGGGCAAAGGGAGCATAAAAGGCCTTgggtgaacagtacctgaggcgtCTTCTaggggatggaaggcgcctttattACTGTTCATAGAAAGCACCTTCCAATGAATAAAATCAGACTTCGTCGACAATAAGGAGCAACTCTTTCTGGAATAAGATTTTACTTATGAAAGGCGCCTTCAGggctatggaaggtgtcttccatactCTATAAAAGAGATGCTTGACCAAGACTTCAAGATCATCAATTCTACAAGTTTCTAAGCGTCTAATTGTGGTTCTGACTGCTCTGGATTTCTGCTACTACCCTACTATGACTTTCCTATGCCCAACTGAGGAGCTGTCCAACACCGAGCTTGAGCAAACTATTTAAAAaaaggtgttgggtaacgaagtTTAAATTATGTACTTAACTATTGTAAAAGAAAAAGTGTAGTGTGTTACACTTGTTCCTATACTTctgtactcaatctcctcttccagCGGTTTTGGGAGAGGTTATTAGTGGATTTTACCTATCAATAGGTTCGCGGGACcagggtcttggagtaggagtcgtcgaaggctctgaactaagtaaaaccgaACCTAtctttttttacttattttttgttttcatgtTTTTCTACTacgtactttgatttcaaaacgaaaagacaaagtttttcaaaatcacgtgattcacctctcctctcacgtgcgtctcaatccaacataaatatcattaaataaattctaacattatatataatattaattggatATGGAAAAGAAAAAatctttaattgaaattaaagtgtcataatataaatttaacatttcttgtaaaacttctaa
This region of Zingiber officinale cultivar Zhangliang chromosome 9A, Zo_v1.1, whole genome shotgun sequence genomic DNA includes:
- the LOC122020677 gene encoding transcription factor bHLH111-like isoform X2, translated to MRMASYMISFIWSPSSRAKENACIHSMAGEASSSSWWEIPATSVSTHDSINKWPPPSRRYSSPYDQDPASSFTNIPGLSMSSSSANISSEPVQSQLWNQALLNVGGGRDTLNHHHNDNESFLQPLNSKSLTTDQIFHGANDYLSTPLSLSSLEKLSRLQVERLSSNTSDMAINWSLAPPNPHLDHPLSPSVSSLPVTSLLADHYSTLNLADVKHDRLRSSYLSCSYDGVTIKGETNDQHQETSVNSKLCPNELLWTGTRSLSDGISFTGCLNKPLLEGSASSNRRNGRTFTATSEGKRKRPDYSSEILLKKSKHENSTASSTKAPKMKLTDKITALQQLVSPFGKTDTASVLFETYNCIKILHEQVQLLSDPYIKSSGSKDHSGWGEMARKGIAETNLDLRSKGLCLVPISCIPEDHKENCGMKKFFHHQIS
- the LOC122020677 gene encoding transcription factor bHLH111-like isoform X3, which encodes MRMASYMISFIWSPSSRAKENACIHSMAGEASSSSWWEIPATSVSTHDSINKWPPPSRRYSSPYDQDPASSFTNIPGLSMSSSSANISSEPVQSQLWNQALLNVGGGRDTLNHHHNDNESFLQPLNSKSLTTDQIFHGANDYLSTPLSLSSLEKLSRLQVERLSSNTSDMAINWSLAPPNPHLDHPLSPSVSSLPVTSLLADHYSTLNLADVKHDRLRSSYLSCSYDGVTIKGETNDQHQETSVNSKLCPNELLWTGTRSLSDGISFTGCLNKPLLEGSASSNRRNGRTFTATSEGKRKRPDYSSEILLKKSKHENSTASSTKAPKMKLTDKITALQQLVSPFGKTDTASVLFETYNCIKILHEQVQLLSDPYIKSSGSKDHSGWGEMARKGIAETNLDLRSKGLCLVPISCIPEDHKENS
- the LOC122020677 gene encoding transcription factor bHLH111-like isoform X1 gives rise to the protein MRMASYMISFIWSPSSRAKENACIHSMAGEASSSSWWEIPATSVSTHDSINKWPPPSRRYSSPYDQDPASSFTNIPGLSMSSSSANISSEPVQSQLWNQALLNVGGGRDTLNHHHNDNESFLQPLNSKSLTTDQIFHGANDYLSTPLSLSSLEKLSRLQVERLSSNTSDMAINWSLAPPNPHLDHPLSPSVSSLPVTSLLADHYSTLNLADVKHDRLRSSYLSCSYDGVTIKGETNDQHQETSVNSKLCPNELLWTGTRSLSDGISFTGCLNKPLLEGSASSNRRNGRTFTATSEGKRKRPDYSSEILLKKSKHENSTASSTKAPKMKLTDKITALQQLVSPFGKTDTASVLFETYNCIKILHEQVQLLSDPYIKSSGSKDHSGWGEMARKGIAETNLDLRSKGLCLVPISCIPEDHKENCGLDYWVPAYRTCLYG